From Parcubacteria group bacterium:
AAAAAATACTTCAAGCTAAAAATCCTCGTGACGCAAAAATGATTGCTGCCTATGAAGTTACAAAGGTATTTCATGGCGAGGATGCTACTAAGGAAGCACAAGACAAATTTATCCGATTAGTTCAAAAAAAAGAATTTGCAGAAGACGTGCCCGAGGTTGTCATTACCAACCCCTCTATAGGCTTGTTTGATCTTCTACGCAAAGGTCTTAATGATGACTATAGCAACACAAAAATTCGTCAGTTAATAAGGCAAAAATCTGTGAAAATTAATGGCGAAGTTGTGGATGTTCCCGATGAAATCATACATTTAAGCGGAGCAGTTAATGTCCGTGTTGGTAAAAAAGTGTGGTTTAAAGTTGTTCGATAAGTTGTTTGAATATGGATGATTCGATGGCTCAGTTTCTTTATCAGAAGCTGAGCCTATTTTTTACAAAAATTTATATTATTTATTTGCGCAAGCATAGTTTGGTAGGTTGGTCTTATTCAAGAGAAAGATATATGCTATACTAAAAACATTGGAAAGAAAATCATCTATATTGGCTTGAAGAGAACCCCCTTTATTTGCTAGAAAGATTATTCACTAAAAAGATAAAGAATAACATTCAGCATCTTAAGCTTGAATATTTTGCCGACAGAGAGGGGTTCTCTCGCGTTCCAACGCAGAGTCGTTAGAACGCCTCTTTCTTAAATTGTTATTGTAATAAAAAACAGTATGTTACCACAAAAACTAAATCCAGGCGACACCGTCGTAATTGTTTCTCCGTCTTGGGGTGGGCCAAGTGTTTTTCCGCATGTCTATGAAAATGGACTTAAAATTTTAACAGAGTGGGGACTGAAAATTAAAGAATATCCGACAGCGAGGGCTGATGCGGGATATCTTCGGAAAAATCCAGAGGTTCGTGCAAAAGATATTAACAACGCTTTTTCTGATCCGGAAGTAAAAGCTATTTTTACCTCAATTGGCGGTGATGATTCGGTTAGAATTTTGCCTTATCTCAATAAAGAAACTATCAAAAATAATCCCAAAATACTCATGGGTTTCTCTGATACGACAACGCTTCATGCATTTTGTAATCAATTGGGGTTGGTCACTTTCTATGGACCATCAATTATGGCGGGGTTTTCTCAGATGAAAAATTTACCGGAAAGTTTTGAATGCCATGTCAGGGAGATGTTATTTGAATCGAAAGATGATTATGAGTATATTCCCTATGGAGAATATGCCGAAGGCTATTTTGGCTGGTCAGATAAGAATATTGTCGGTAAAACTAAGGAGCTTAAGAAAGAAAATGATGGCTGGAAATTCCTGCAAGGCTCAGGCATTATTCGGGGAGAATTGTTTGGTGGTTGCATCGAAGTTTTGGAAATGATGAAGGGAACGGAATTTTGGCCACAGCCAGAATTTTGGAATGGCAAAATTTTAGTATTAGAAACATCTGAAGATAAACCGACATATTCTCAGGTTGGTTGGATGCTTTTAAATTATGGCATGCAAGGTATATTTGATCGAATCGGTGGTATTGTTATAGGAAGAGCACGAGATTATTCTGCGGAAGAAAAATTAGAGTTGGAGAAAAAAATTATTTCAGTTGTCAGAGATGAATTTGGTCGAGCAGACCTATCAATTATTGCTAATATGGATTTTGGCCATACTGATCCGCAATTTGTTTTACCATTGGGAGCAAAAGCGGAAATCGATTGTGATAATAAGAAGTTTAAAATAGTCGAACCTTGCTTGAAGTAGCTTCTTAAAAAGAGTATCCTAAAAACAGAAGCAGGCCTATTTCATCTAAAAGGAGGTGAGGAGTATGCTTATTGACTCAACCGATCGTGATGCAATGTCTGATGCCA
This genomic window contains:
- a CDS encoding S66 peptidase family protein — protein: MLPQKLNPGDTVVIVSPSWGGPSVFPHVYENGLKILTEWGLKIKEYPTARADAGYLRKNPEVRAKDINNAFSDPEVKAIFTSIGGDDSVRILPYLNKETIKNNPKILMGFSDTTTLHAFCNQLGLVTFYGPSIMAGFSQMKNLPESFECHVREMLFESKDDYEYIPYGEYAEGYFGWSDKNIVGKTKELKKENDGWKFLQGSGIIRGELFGGCIEVLEMMKGTEFWPQPEFWNGKILVLETSEDKPTYSQVGWMLLNYGMQGIFDRIGGIVIGRARDYSAEEKLELEKKIISVVRDEFGRADLSIIANMDFGHTDPQFVLPLGAKAEIDCDNKKFKIVEPCLK